One genomic window of Conger conger chromosome 9, fConCon1.1, whole genome shotgun sequence includes the following:
- the LOC133137691 gene encoding dynein regulatory complex subunit 2-like, with the protein MTEEKWLLHVEQKFKAEDKMAKQTPKMMAEVIADEIQKEEQNSAVNEYNLTAKWRAILRQTKTQELHRDIDVLRQTFERTMDHMDNLIKTLVDDISEATQQLNQLVHTNKQNVEQLLDLQKDRLTSLRQAFSSEVDDLRTKHNTKREQIMTQHQQDLTSPQDVIYSLNESHSEWQSEAQQDYKAACYNIKDWRKRLRSAEQMQHWEKLTKTWRQGKNAEKRYRENTDDNRTTCETLQAHAERCSVEVNDLAKKIKMLKSQEAFQARMKKQDKQEHKDNVAAMQVFVKEKKQKCVEQNSQLRRYQAKREAKLKNMVMQKHHGFTKLQGIVEKGKKLIRLTEVCRKLETESEREQPFYRSTVSSEEQSLVMADQEGTSESAQLTEDYMGLEGLWDRCSKVQLENGCLQRYKKELAQENLRLQTLRSQNKAAVNDDVRPQSRSQITGNRVTLCQRPSPGQQATRRLPR; encoded by the exons GGCTGAGGTTATCGCT GATGAGATACAGAAAGAAGAGCAAAACTCTGCCGTTAACGAGTACAATCTGACAGCAAAGTGGCGGGCAATACTCCGGCAGACAAAGACACAAGAGCTGCACAGAGACATTGACGTGCTCAGACAGACCTTTGAGAGAACGATGGACCACATGGACAATCTTATCAAG ACTCTGGTTGATGACATCAGTGAGGCGACACAGCAGTTGAACCAATTGGTGCACACCAACAAGCAGAACGTGGAGCAGCTTCTGGACCTGCAGAAAGACAGGCTGACCTCCCTCAGGCAAGCGTTTAGCTCTGAGGTTGATGATCTCAGAACCAAGCACAACACTAAGAG GGAGCAGATTATGACCCAGCATCAGCAGGACCTCACTTCCCCACAGGATGTGATCTACTCTTTGAATGAGAGTCACAGCGAGTGGCAGTCTGAGGCCCAACAAGACTACAAAGCAGCCTGCTACAACATCAAAGACTGG CGCAAAAGACTGAGGAGTGCTGAGCAGATGCAGCACTGGGAGAAGTTGACAAAGACATGGCGGCAGGGCAAGAATGCAGAAAAGAGGTACCGCGAAAACACCGATGACAACCGCACCACCTGTGAGACGCTGCAGGCCCACGCGGAACGCTGCAGCGTCGAGGTCAACGACCTGGCCAAAAAAATCAAGATGCTG AAATCGCAGGAGGCTTTTCAGGCCAGGATGAAGAAGCAGGACAAGCAGGAACACAAGGACAATGTGGCAGCCATGCAGGTCTTTGTGAAagaaaagaagcaaaaatgtgTGGAGCAGAACTCTCAGCTGCGCAGATACCAGGCCAAACGGGAGGCCAAACTAAAGAACATGGTTATGCAGAAACACCACGGTTTTACAAAACTACAGGGCATCGTTGAAAAG GGCAAGAAGCTGATCCGGCTGACGGAGGTTTGCCGAAAGCTGGAgacggagagcgagagagagcagccTTTCTATCGCTCCACTGTGAGCTCTGAGGAGCAGAGCCTGGTGATGGCTGACCAGGAGGGGACCTCCGAGTCGGCCCAG CTGACAGAGGACTACATGGGTCTGGAGGGACTCTGGGACCGCTGCAGCAAGGTCCAGCTGGAGAATGGCTGCCTGCAGCGGTATAAAAAGGAGCTTGCTCAGGAGAACCTGCGGCTACAAACCCTGAGGAGCCAGAACAAAGCTGCAGTCAATGACGATGTCCGCCCCCAGAGCAGAAGCCAGATAACGGGGAACCGCGTCACCCTGTGCCAGCGACCGTCACCTGGGCAACAGGCCACCCGCAGGCTGCCCCGCTGA